One stretch of Rhodothermales bacterium DNA includes these proteins:
- a CDS encoding SMP-30/gluconolactonase/LRE family protein: MHRRHALALLAAAPYAVAGCGRPSTRYDGLATGRYLGPLTVETRLEGGPAFTEGPAVDRDGVVYFTNIPASRILRWDPRARELSVFRENTGQTNGLRFDPQGRLLACEGQAGRITRTDLQTGVSTTLASAFEGLPLEAPNDLDYDNQGRIYFSSRPTDAVPRRGNVNAVYRLDPDGSIHQLLREPDVHMPNGVVISPDNRTLYLIEAHPDAGRNRHIKAYDLLADGSVANPRILIDFYPGRSGDGMCIDAEGNLYVAAGLRALRNTSETLDTRAGIHVISPAGELLDFAETPEDTITNCTFGGDDLQTLYVTSGALLLSARATHPGKASYRPAG; the protein is encoded by the coding sequence ATGCACCGACGCCACGCGCTCGCCCTCCTCGCCGCGGCCCCGTATGCCGTCGCCGGCTGCGGCCGGCCTTCGACCCGCTACGACGGCCTCGCGACCGGCCGCTACCTCGGCCCGTTGACCGTCGAGACCCGCCTCGAGGGCGGGCCGGCCTTCACCGAGGGGCCGGCGGTCGACCGCGACGGGGTCGTGTATTTTACGAACATCCCCGCGTCGCGCATCCTCCGGTGGGATCCGCGCGCCCGGGAGCTGTCGGTCTTTCGGGAGAACACCGGGCAGACCAATGGGCTGCGGTTCGATCCGCAGGGCCGGCTGCTCGCCTGCGAGGGGCAAGCCGGCCGGATCACCCGCACCGACCTGCAGACCGGCGTATCGACCACGCTCGCCAGCGCCTTTGAGGGGCTTCCCCTCGAGGCCCCGAACGACCTCGACTACGACAACCAGGGGCGCATCTATTTTTCCTCCCGCCCGACCGACGCCGTCCCTCGCCGGGGCAACGTCAATGCCGTCTATCGTCTCGATCCCGACGGGTCCATCCATCAACTCCTGCGCGAACCCGACGTGCACATGCCCAACGGCGTGGTGATCTCGCCCGACAACCGCACGCTGTATCTCATCGAGGCGCACCCGGATGCCGGGCGCAACCGCCACATCAAGGCCTACGACCTGCTCGCCGACGGCTCCGTCGCGAACCCGCGTATCCTGATCGATTTTTACCCCGGCCGCAGCGGCGACGGGATGTGCATCGACGCCGAGGGCAACCTCTACGTCGCCGCCGGCCTGCGCGCCCTGCGCAATACCAGCGAAACGCTCGACACGCGCGCCGGCATCCACGTGATCTCGCCGGCCGGCGAACTGCTCGATTTCGCCGAGACGCCCGAGGACACCATCACCAACTGCACCTTCGGCGGCGACGACCTGCAGACGCTCTACGTGACCAGCGGCGCCCTCCTCCTCAGCGCGCGCGCGACGCACCCCGGCAAGGCCTCCTACCGGCCGGCCGGATGA